A section of the Festucalex cinctus isolate MCC-2025b chromosome 9, RoL_Fcin_1.0, whole genome shotgun sequence genome encodes:
- the ankhd1 gene encoding ankyrin repeat and KH domain-containing protein 1 isoform X1, whose product MQDAVAGTAMLTDGFEDEIDSVTPRSPVAGMGVGATPGGVGLGGIGIGVGGKKVRLYGEPGGPSAERLDFKLAAAAVLSSGPGSGSDEDEVSEVESFILDQEDLDNPIMKTASELLLSSATDGVDLRTVDPETQARLEALLEAAGIGKLSTADGKAFADPEVLRRLTSSVSCALDEAAAALTRMRAENTLNAGQADNLVIFSRSLAEACSDGDVNAVRKLLDEGRSVNEHTEEGESLLCLACSAGYYELAQVLLAMHANVEDRGIKGDITPLMAAASGGYVDIVKLLLVHGADVNAQSSTGNTALTYACAGGFVDVVKVLLKEGANIEDHNENGHTPLMEAASAGHVEVARVLLEYGAGINTHSNEFKESALTLACYKGHLDMVRFLLEAGADQEHKTDEMHTALMEACMSQDGHVEVARLLLDSGAQVNMPADSFESPLTLAACGGHVELAALLIERGANLEEVNDEGYTPLMEAAREGHEEMVALLLAQGANINAQTEETQETALTLACCGGFLEVADFLIKAGADIELGCSTPLMEAAQEGHLELVKYLLAAGANVHATTATGDTALTYACENGHTDVADVLLQAGANLEHESEGGRTPLMKAARAGHLCTVQFLISKGANVNRATANNDHTVVSLACAGGHLAVVELLLAHGADPTHRLKDGSTMLIEAAKGGHTNVVSYLLDYPNNILSVPAPDLSQLTPPSQDASQVPRVPFQALAMVVPPQEPDRAPSNIGTPPPVSSKGASKQRQAALQPGVPSSVGRGTEAEPLPPFHLCQPLECIVEETEGKLNELGQRISAIEKAQLQSLELIQGEPLTKDKIEELKKSREEQVQKKKKILKELQKVERQLQLKTQQQFTKEYMEAKGLKEEQEAGQSQGPGPGPGSTSTVPGSLPLTPAALVRSSSDTDEEANKDEEQDELPGEDEEEDEEEDDEDDDEDDDEAEEEEDEEEEEEEEEEEEEEGSEDEADGEEDDYTKLPQVGTILYRDGLQPPQQPPLPLSPQVNPPPPPLPAAFLPVQPLPDYNPADYPGSTSPELQRVLVGQQMLGQQQVAGQGQQLSGLAPGMIPQQAPDGLMVATPAQTLTDTLDDIMAAVSSRVPMLNTTTSPTPLSQPPTQTSANISSPPSVLPLYPSVDIDAHTESNHDTALTLACAGGHEELVSVLIARGANIEHRDKKGFTPLILAATAGHVGVVEVLLDKGGDIEAQSERTKDTPLSLACSGGRQEVVELLLLRGANKEHRNVSDYTPLSLAASGGYVNIIKILLNAGAEINSRTGSKLGISPLMLAAMNGHVPAVKLLLDMGSDINAQIETNRNTALTLACFQGRAEVVSLLLDRKANVEHRAKTGLTPLMEAASGGYAEVGRVLLDKGADVNAPPVPSSRDTALTIAADKGHYKFCELLINRGAHIDVRNKKGNTPLWLAANGGHFDVVQLLVHASADVDAADNRKITPLMAAYRKGHVKVVQYLVKEVNQFPSDIECMRYIATIADKELLKKCHQCMETIVKAKDQQAAEANKNASILLKELDLEKSREESKKQALAAKREKRKEKRKKKKEEQKRKLEEEEGQKVKEDSSDMQELKEDSAEESEVPIEPPSATTTTTIGISATSATFTTAFGKKRASVATTPSTNRKNKKNKTKDSPNEPIILQDPQVALAQHKADKNKIHGEPRGGGGGVTGGNSDSDPLDSTDCASESSSSGGKSQELNYLPDLTSSTSSSSSSSSSSSAPSSGAAQAQTISVGPEKRHCPPPPTESKMDKVTVSISKPTQKAPDMHDSTSNSLPSPFKTMALPVTSPNSKLSLTSPKRGQKREEGWKEVVRRSKKLSVPASVVSRIMGRGGCNITAIQDVTGAHIDVDKQKDKNGERMITIRGGTESTRYAVQLINALIQDPAKELEDLIPRNHIRVPGSKSSSSSYGNSSGGGSGSNSGSKSLSSLVTSSGVSFQPSSSSSSSSSQAGGKVGKGPSSNVRQPFPVSLPLAYAHPQLALLAAQTMHQIRHPRLPMAQFGGTFPPAASTWGPFPVRPVSPGSANSSPKHNGGSTAGPARPNSTPSEHGNAAGTAVTATTTSSPSSSAASASTHLPNPTPYNPQPSIPTPSSARKQLFVPDAKSAAVTSAPVAPTVTSSGNAVRGTGSPAHHSSSAAPVNASQQQVASVSQPPLQQVKTEPSAVITPGKEKAPPHAENQPVSASDVIASAGFSAAAAALPPKPEPRQQLAAPSSSISSTEPPPTLLNSQANSHLAAVPPPLLSHNVAHANNTLPHFSAPAPRVSHRMQPPGPYYSLPEQQQMQTQQQSQSVFVPFNPQQEPVKQTQNQTPQPTSLPLQAQSQAQGSLPVSANLGMMNGSQIQHVANSSKQMAPNFGPAGLFNFSSIFDNNNQVGNNQVWGHLPARSPPEPSYSAPPAYVNVGQMESMMPPPPPPDNSKAPGYRSASQRMVNSPIALTSYATSSQVYLHGHTGVGTPSFSRQHFSPHPWSASTSGESPAPPPSTVSNSSLSTSAVAPPPQPKQGASSQQDRKVPPPIGTERLARIRQTGSVNPPLLTTSYTASVGQGGIWSFGVGSASEGMSGWSQPLMSSHMIHPQLQAEQSAFSQHQPMEQDDTGIANPANNFHQPQHMPNTYMDFPKGMPMSMYGGTMLPPHPPMAEGPGGPMYNGLHAGDPAWSPIIKVVPNNADNTDPQQQMWPGTWAPHVGSVHLNHVN is encoded by the exons TGCCAATGTTGAGGATCGGGGCATAAAAGGCGATATTACGCCACTCATGGCTGCAGCTAGTGGAGGCTATGTGGACATCGTCAAACTGCTTCTTGTACACGGAGCAGATGTAAACGCTCAGTCCTCCACAG GGAACACAGCTCTGACATACGCATGTGCCGGCGGCTTTGTGGATGTAGTCAAGGTGCTACTCAAAGAGGGTGCTAACATCGAAGACCACAATGAAAACGGACACACGCCCCTCATGGAGGCAGCAAGTGCTGGCCATGTCGAGGTGGCAAGGGTACTCCTCGAGTATGGCGCTGGCATTAACACCCACTCAAACGAGTTCAAAGAGAGCGCTCTCACACTTGCCTGCTACAAAG GTCACTTGGACATGGTGCGTTTTCTTTTGGAGGCTGGAGCAGACCAGGAACATAAGACTGATGAGATGCACACAGCACTGATGGAGGCGTGCA TGTCCCAGGATGGCCATGTGGAGGTGGCACGGCTGCTGTTGGACAGCGGAGCGCAGGTCAACATGCCAGCAGATTCTTTTGAGTCGCCCCTCACCCTTGCAGCTTGCGGAGGACACGTGGAGCTGGCTGCCTTGCTCATAGAGAGGGGAGCCAACTTAGAGGAG GTTAATGATGAGGGCTACACACCCTTAATGGAAGCAGCAAGAGAAGGACATGAAGAGATGGTAGCACTTCTACTTGCACAAG GTGCTAACATCAATGCCCAGACAGAAGAGACTCAGGAGACGGCTCTTACTCTAGCATGTTGCGGAGGCTTCTTGGAAGTGGCCGACTTCCTGATCAAGGCAGGGGCCGACATTGAGTTGGGCTGCTCCACTCCTCTCATGGAAGCAGCACAAGAAGGCCATCTGGAGTTGGTCAAATATCTTCTGGCAGCAG GAGCAAATGTTCATGCCACCACGGCGACCGGCGATACGGCGCTGACATACGCTTGTGAAAATGGTCACACAGATGTCGCGGACGTGCTGCTGCAGGCTGGAGCCAACTTG GAACATGAGTCTGAAGGGGGGCGGACGCCCTTGATGAAGGCAGCAAGAGCGGGGCATCTCTGCACAGTTCAGTTCCTTATCAGCAAAG GTGCTAATGTGAACAGAGCCACCGCCAATAATGATCACACAGTGGTGTCTCTGGCCTGTGCTGGAGGACATCTGGCTGTGGTGGAGTTGCTGCTGGCACATGGGGCGGACCCTACACACAGACTCAAA GATGGCTCGACCATGTTGATCGAAGCTGCTAAGGGTGGCCACACCAATGTCGTGTCCTACCTGTTGGACTATCCCAACAACATCCtttctgtcccagcccctgatCTCTCCCAGCTCACTCCCCCCTCTCAAGATGCTTCTCAG GTTCCTCGTGTCCCATTCCAAGCTCTCGCTATGGTGGTTCCCCCTCAGGAGCCTGACAGAGCACCATCAAACATCGGAACACCCCCACCTGTCTCGAGCAAAG GCGCATCCAAGCAGAGACAGGCAGCACTTCAGCCCGGCGTCCCCAGCTCTGTCGGCCGGGGGACGGAAGCAGAGCCTCTGCCGCCCTTCCACCTGTGCCAACCTCTGGAGTGCATCGTGGAAGAGACTGAGGGAAAGTTGAACGAGCTCGGCCAACGGATCAGCGCCATTGAAAAGGCCCAGCTTCAATCGCTTGAACTCATCCAAGGGGAGCCACTCACCAAAGACAAAATTGAGGAGCTGAAGAAGAGCAGAGAAGAGCAG GttcagaagaaaaagaaaatcttgaAGGAGCTGCAGAAGGTGGAACGCCAGTTGCAGCTAAAAACACAGCAACAGTTCACCAAAGAATACATGGAGGCGAAGGGCTTaaaggaggagcaggaggctgGACAGAGCCAAGGCCCGGGCCCTGGGCCTGGAAGTACCTCTACTGTACCCGGGTCCCTTCCGCTCACGCCAGCTGCCCTTGTACGCTCCAGCTCTGACACGGATGAAGAGGCCAACAAGGACGAGGAACAAGACGAGCTCCCTGGAGAGGACGAGGAAGAG GATGAGGAAGAAGAcgatgaagatgatgacgaGGATGACGATGAggcggaagaggaggaggatgaggaagaggaggaggaggaggaggaggaggaagaagaagaaggttcAGAAGATGAGGCAGATGGAGAAGAGGACGATTACACCAAGCTTCCTCAAGTGGGCACAATCCTCTACAGAGATGGGCTGCAGCCTCCACAGCAGCCCCCACTGCCCCTTTCACCACAGGTCAATCCACCGCCTCCGCCTCTCCCGGCTGCCTTCCTCCCCGTCCAACCTCTGCCGGACTACAACCCTGCCGACTACCCAGGAAGCACCAGTCCCGAACTCCAAAGGGTGCTGGTTGGACAGCAGATGTTGGGCCAACAGCAGGTGGCGGGTCAAGGTCAACAGTTGTCTGGGTTAGCGCCTGGAATGATACCTCAGCAGGCCCCAGACGGACTCATGGTTGCTACACCTGCGCAGACGCTCACAGATACGCTGGATGACATCATGGCAG CCGTGAGCAGCCGCGTGCCCATGCTGAACACAACCACCTCACCCACTCCCTTGTCCCAACCACCCACGCAGACGTCTGCCAACATCTCCTCGCCACCATCTGTGCTGCCCCTCTATCCCTCAGTTGACATTGATGCGCAC ACGGAGAGTAACCATGACACCGCACTTACATTGGCCTGCGCTGGAGGACACGAGGAGCTAGTGTCTGTTCTCATTGCACGGGGAGCCAACATTGAGCACCGTGACAAAAAAG GTTTTACCCCTCTCATCCTGGCTGCCACTGCTGGCCATGTTGGAGTCGTAGAAGTGTTACTCGACAAAGGTGGTGACATTGAGGCCCAGTCTGAGAGAACCAAAGACACACCTCTCTCTTTGGCCTGCTCTGGGGGACGACAAGAG GTTGTTGAGTTGCTGCTTCTACGGGGTGCAAATAAGGAGCACCGCAACGTTTCCGACTACACACCTTTGAGCCTTGCGGCCTCTGGTGGTTATGTCAACATCATCAAGATACTCCTCAATGCTGGAGCTGAAATCAACTCCAG GACTGGCAGCAAACTCGGAATCTCTCCTCTAATGCTGGCAGCAATGAATGGTCATGTACCGGCAGTGAAGTTGTTGCTGGATATGGGCTCAGACATCAACGCCCAAATTGAGACCAACAGAAACACAGCTCTGACCCTTGCCTGCTTTCAAGGGCGGGCCGAGGTTGTTAGTCTTCTGCTCGATCGCAAGGCCAACGTTGAACATCGTGCAAAG ACTGGGCTCACTCCTCTGATGGAAGCTGCCTCGGGAGGCTATGCTGAGGTGGGCCGTGTGCTGTTGGATAAAGGTGCTGATGTAAATGCGCCACCTGTTCCCTCATCCAGGGACACTGCTCTCACCATCGCTGCTGACAAGGGTCACTACAAGTTTTGCGAACTGCTTATCAATAG GGGTGCCCACATTGATGTACGGAACAAGAAAGGAAACACGCCCCTCTGGCTTGCAGCAAATGGCGGCCACTTTGACGTGGTCCAGCTCTTGGTGCATGCAAGTGCTGATGTGGATGCAGCCGACAACCGCAAAATTACCCCGCTCATGGCTGCTTATCGCAAG GGCCATGTGAAAGTGGTCCAGTACCTTGTCAAGGAAGTTAACCAGTTCCCGTCAGATATTGAGTGCATGAGATACATAGCTACTATTGCTGACAAG gagcttttgaagaagtgccaCCAGTGCATGGAGACCATCGTCAAAGCCAAAGACCAACAGGCAGCTGAGGCCAACAAAAACGCGAGCATTCTCCTCAAGGAGCTAGATCTGGAGAAG TCTCGAGAGGAGAGCAAGAAGCAGGCTCTGGCTGCCAAACGAGAGAAGCGCAAGGAGAAgcgcaagaagaagaaggaggagcagAAGAGGAagctggaggaagaggaggggcaGAAAGTCAAGGAGGATTCATCGGACATGCAGGAGCTGAAGGAAGATTCTGCTGAAG AATCGGAGGTTCCTATTGAGCCTCCCAGTGcaacaaccaccaccaccattggGATATCTGCCACCTCAGCCACTTTCACCACAGCTTTTGGGAAGAAGAGAGCAAGTGTAGCCACGACCCCGAGTACCAACCGCAAGaacaaaaagaacaagactAAGGACTCGCCAAATGAACCTATAATATTACAGGATCCACAG GTTGCACTCGCACAGCACAAGGCTGACAAGAACAAAATCCATGGGGAGCCccgaggtggcggcgggggcgTGACAGGCGGCAACAGCGACTCCGACCCTCTGGACAGCACCGACTGCGCCAGCGAAAGCAGCAGCAGTGGCGGCAAGAGTCAGGAGCTCAACTACCTCCCTGACCTCACCTCGTCCAcgtcctcctcttcatcctcctcctcatcctcttctGCCCCATCCTCAGGGGCCGCCCAAGCCCAGACCATTTCGGTTGGCCCAGAAAAAAGGCACTGTCCTCCGCCTCCGACAGAAAGCAAGATGGACAAGGTTACAGTCTCCATCTCAAAGCCGACACAAAA AGCTCCAGACATGCATGACTCCACTTCAAACTCTCTGCCCTCCCCATTCAAGACCATGGCTCTTCCGGTTACCTCACCCAACAGTAAGCTCAGCCTTACAAGCCCCAAGAGGGGCCAAAAGAGGGAAGAAGGCTGGAAGGAGGTTGTCAGGAG ATCTAAAAAGCTTTCTGTGCCAGCCTCTGTTGTGTCACGTATCATGGGCCGCGGGGGCTGCAACATCACGGCCATTCAAGACGTGACAGGAGCACACATCGATGTGGACAAACAGAAAGACAAGAACGGCGAAAGGATGATCACCATAAG agGGGGCACGGAGTCTACACGATATGCAGTTCAGTTGATCAATGCACTAATCCAAGACCCAGCCAAAGAGCTTGAGGATCTGATCCCTCGCAATCACATTAGAGTACCAGGCTCCAAATCATCCTCCTCGTCATATGGCAACAGCTCAGGCGGAGGCAGTGGTTCAAATTCGGGATCAAAGTCCCTCAGCTCCCTGGTCACCTCCTCAGGTGTGTCGTTCCAGCCTTCATCATCCTCTTCGTCATCCTCTTCTCAGGCTGGCGGAAAGGTCGGGAAAGGGCCGTCCTCAAATGTTAGACAGCCGTTCCCGGTGTCGCTGCCTCTTGCCTACGCTCACCCTCAGCTGGCCCTCCTGGCAGCTCAGACCATGCACCAGATCAGACACCCTCGGCTGCCCATGGCACAGTTTGGTGGCACCTTCCCTCCTGCCGCCAGCACCTGGGGGCCCTTCCCTGTGCGACCCGTTAGCCCCGGCAGCGCCAACAGCTCCCCCAAACACAACGGAGGCAGCACAGCCGGCCCGGCCCGACCCAACTCGACCCCCAGTGAGCACGGCAATGCCGCCGGCACAGCGGTCaccgccaccaccaccagcTCTCCCAGCTCCTCAGCAGCGTCGGCCTCGACTCACCTCCCCAATCCCACACCGTACAACCCTCAGCCAAGTATTCCCACCCCCTCCTCAGCCAGAAAGCAACTCTTCGTCCCCGATGCCAAGTCTGCCGCCGTCACCTCCGCGCCTGTCGCCCCTACCGTGACCAGCAGCGGCAACGCCGTACGAGGCACGGGGTCTCCGGCACACCACAGCTCCTCCGCGGCTCCAGTTAATGCTTCTCAGCAGCAGGTGGCGAGCGTCTCGCAGCCTCCCCTGCAGCAAGTTAAAACCGAGCCCAGTGCCGTTATAACGCCTGGAAAGGAAAAAGCCCCTCCACATGCTGAGAATCAGCCCGTTTCCGCCAGTGACGTCATCGCTTCGGCAGGCTTCAGCGCAGCCGCTGCGGCTTTGCCTCCCAAACCAGAACCTCGACAGCAGTTGGCTGCCCCATCCTCCTCCATTTCATCCACGGAGCCTCCCCCAACGCTCCTTAACTCCCAAGCCAACTCGCACCTCGCCGCAGTACCTCCTCCTTTGCTCTCGCACAACGTGGCACATGCTAACAACACGTTGCCGCACTTCTCAGCCCCCGCACCAAGAGTCTCCCACCGTATGCAGCCACCGGGGCCTTACTATTCCCTTCCTGAGCAGCAACAGATGCAGACGCAGCAGCAGTCGCAGTCCGTGTTCGTGCCCTTCAACCCGCAGCAAGAACCTGTAAAACAGACCCAGAACCAGACACCCCAGCCCACAAGTTTGCCTCTACAGGCTCAAAGCCAGGCCCAAGGCTCCCTTCCGGTCTCGGCTAATCTCGGCATGATGAATGGCTCCCAGATCCAGCATGTGGCTAACTCAAGCAAGCAAATGGCACCCAACTTCGGTCCGGCAGGCCTCTTCAATTTCAGCAGCATCTTTGATAATAATAACCAG GTGGGAAACAATCAGGTGTGGGGTCATCTTCCCGCTCGTTCGCCACCAGAGCCGTCATACTCTGCCCCGCCGGCCTACGTGAACGTGGGCCAGATGGAGAGCATgatgccgccgccgcctcccccAGATAATTCCAAAGCTCCAGGTTACCGCTCTGCCTCTCAGAGGATGGTCAACAGCCCCATCG CATTGACCAGCTATGCCACCAGTAGTCAGGTGTACCTGCATGGTCACACGGGAGTCGGCACACCCTCATTCAGCAGGCAGCACTTTTCTCCTCACCCCTGGAGTGCATCCACATCTG GTGAGTCTCCAGCTCCGCCTCCGTCAACGGTGTCAAACTCGAGCCTCTCCACCTCGGCCGTGGCCCCGCCGCCCCAGCCCAAGCAAGGCGCATCCTCGCAGCAAGACCGTAAGGTTCCGCCACCCATTGGCACAGAGAGACTGGCGAGGATCAGACAGACGGGCTCGGTGAACCCTCCGCTCCTCACCACCAGCTACACGGCCTCTGTTGGACAGGGAGGCATTTGGTCATTTGGTGTTGGCAGCGCCTCAG AGGGCATGTCTGGTTGGTCTCAGCCCCTGATGAGTAGCCACATGATACATCCTCAGCTGCAGGCAGAGCAGTCGGCCTTCTCTCAGCACCAGCCCATGGAGCAGGATGACACGGGCATCGCTAACCCCGCTAACAACTTCCACCAGCCTCAGCACATGCCCAACACCTACATGGACTTCCCAAAG GGAATGCCCATGTCAATGTATGGCGGAACCATGCTGCCTCCTCATCCACCAATGGCAGAGGGGCCCGGGGGACCCATGTACAATGGTCTGCATGCCGGCGACCCCGCGTGGAGCCCCATCATCAAAGTGGTCCCGAACAACGCGGACAACACCGACCCACAGCAGCAG ATGTGGCCTGGCACCTGGGCGCCACACGTGGGCAGCGTGCACCTGAATCATGTCAACTAG